A region of Odocoileus virginianus isolate 20LAN1187 ecotype Illinois chromosome 11, Ovbor_1.2, whole genome shotgun sequence DNA encodes the following proteins:
- the LOC110139849 gene encoding high mobility group protein B3, whose protein sequence is MAKGDPKKPKGKMSAYAFFVQTCREEHKKKNPEVPVNFAEFSKKCSERWKTMSGKEKSKFDEMAKADKVRYDREMKDYGPAKGGKKKKDPNAPKRPPSGFFLFCSEFRPKIKSTNPGISIGDVAKKLGEMWNNLSDSEKQPYINKAAKLKEKYEKDVADYKSKGKFDGAKGPAKVARKKVEEEDEEEEEEDEEEEEEEEDE, encoded by the coding sequence ATGGCTAAAGGTGATCCCAAAAAACCAAAGGGCAAGATGTCTGCTTATGCCTTCTTTGTGCAGACGTGCAGAGAGGAACATAAGAAGAAAAACCCAGAGGTCCCTGTCaattttgctgaattttccaagaaaTGCTCTGAGAGGTGGAAGACCATGTCCGGGAAAGAGAAGTCGAAATTTGATGAGATGGCAAAGGCGGATAAAGTGCGCTATGATCGGGAAATGAAGGATTATGGACCAGCTAAgggaggcaagaaaaagaaggacCCTAATGCCCCCAAGAGACCACCGTCTGGATTTTTCCTATTTTGCTCTGAATTCCGTCCCAAGATCAAGTCTACAAACCCTGGCATCTCTATTGGAGATGTGGCGAAGAAACTGGGCGAGATGTGGAATAACTTAAGTGACAGTGAGAAGCAGCCATACATCAACAAGGCAGCAAAGCTGAAGGAGAAGTATGAGAAGGATGTTGCAGACTATAAGTCTAAAGGGAAGTTTGATGGCGCCAAGGGTCCTGCTAAAGTTGCCCGGAAAAAGGtggaagaggaagatgaagaggaggaggaggaggacgaggaggaggaggaggaggaagaggatgaataa